Genomic DNA from Fimbriimonas ginsengisoli Gsoil 348:
GCTTGAATAGTGCCGAAGGGACTGGCTCGTCGCTCCGCGGGAGCGGTTGCATTCCTCGCCTGCTCGGCGTGCGCGTCGGCGCAAATGGGCGGATATGACGTCTTGATTCGAGCGGGGCGGCAGTTGCAGGAGACGAACCAGATTCCACGGGCTCCGCAACCAAATCCGCTGGAGCCGGTCGGCAATCCCGGGCTTCCGCCCAAAACTCCGCCCGATCCCACCATCGCTCAGCAGGGGGACCTGCCGGGAACGGAAAACCCCGACGAAGGATTCAAGCTCATCCGAAGCGGGCGCCAACGCTGGAGCGGCAAGCACGTGGAAATGGACGAAGGGGTGGAATTCGTCTACAAGGGCTACCACGTCTTCGCGGATAGCGGAGAGGGAGACCTCAACACCAACATCTTCTCGCTTGCCCACCACGTGCAGATCATCGGCACCGACGCGGTGGTTAAAGGGGAGCGGGTCGTGGTCGATTTCAAGCAGAGGACGTACCGGTCTTTCAACGCAGAGTCCCAGGTGAGCCCCAAATTGGTGGGGGGCAAGATCCTGAACGACGTTTATATTAAGGCGCGCGAGTCGTTCGGGAGCCAGCGGGAAACCCGCTCGTTCGACGCCGAGGTTACGTCTTGTAACCTGGAACATCCTCACTACTCGATCGACGGTGAAGACGTGGTGGTTCGCCCGGGGATCCGGGCGATCTTTAGGAGGGCCAAGATCCGGCTGTTCGGCCGGACGATTCTCCGGGTGCCGTATCTCTCCATTCCGCTCGACGACCGGCAATACCGCAACCTGCCGACGGTAGGGCAAAGCCCGGACGAGGGGTACTACATCAAGACCAATTACGGGATCCCGCTGAAGGGAGAGAAGGAGCTGCGATCCCGGCTGGATTATATGTCCAAGCTCGGCGTGGGTGTTGGCGCGGACTATGCTTACACCGCTCCCCGCATGGGCGGATTCCTGAGGTTCTATACGATCCGGGGGAACGTCAATACGCTCAGCGTCTCAAACGAGCATCGCCAGAATCTCGGTTGGGGCGAGCTCAATCTTACGACCGACATTCAGCAGGGAAACTACCTTTCGGCCCCCGATAGCACTTTGCTAACAAATCGGGCGGTGCTCACGATTCCGCGCGGTTCGGACACCACGCAGTTTGGGTTCGCCCGCACCGCAAACTCTACGTTCGGGAACAGCACCACGACCCAGACGATTACGCTGTCCGACCAAAGAAACGTCTTCGGGAAGGTTCGCACGAACGTCGACCTTAACTGGTTGACCAACAAGTCCGAATTTCAGGGGCAGCCGGGCCAAAAGCGAGAGCAGCTCGAAATGCTGGTGAAGGCCCAGGAGGATTTGCCTAAGGGACAGGCCAGCCTCGAGTATCAGCGCTCGATCCCGATCGGTGAGACGGGAAGCTTCTTTAGCTCAAACGACCGGACTCCGGTGATCACCTTCTCGTCGGACGCCCAGCGGTTGGTCAACCAGAAGTTTGCGCAACAGCTTCCTTTCCGAACGGAGGTCTCGTTGGGCGAATTCCAGGACCTCACGGGCAACAGCCATGTGAGCCGGGGGAACTTCGACTTCAGCTTTCAGAAGCCGGACCGAAGCCGGAAGCGCTTTCACCTCGACTACAACGGGGAATTCCGGCAGGGAATCTACTCGGACGACACCGCTCAGTACGTTTTGAACTACGGAACCCAGATGGGTTACAGCCTGGGCCGCGATACCGCTATCAACCTTCGCTACAACTACCTTCGACCGTACGGTTACAGCCCGCTGCAGCAAGATCGCTCGGGCAAGACGAACCTCGTCACCGGCGACATAAGCTACCGGCCGATCCGCTCCTTCTTGATCGGCGCTCAATCGGGTTACGATATCAACCGAATCGAGACCAGCGATACCGGCTGGCAGCAGGTGGGGCTTCGTACGGAGTGGATCCCCACGAGCTACTTCCTGCTGAGAAGCCTTTCCACTTACGACACGTTCCAGGGGGCTTGGAGCAGTGTCCGGTTCGATCTCGGCTATCAGCCCGGGGCAACCCTGCTTACGATCGGTACCCGCTACGATGGGATCCGCAAGGTCTGGAGCAATGCCAACATTTTCCTCAACAACCTCAAGGTCGGACGAGCCCGGTTAAGCGCGGCTCTGACCTACAACGGCTACACCAAACAGTTCGACAGCAAGCAGTATTCGATGATCTACGACCTCCACTGCGCGGAGGCGGTATTCACGATGACAGAGAGCAACACCGGATTCAGGGCCGGCCGCGAGATCCAATTCTTCGTCCGCCTGAAGGCGTTCCCGTTCAATTCCCTCTTCGGGATCGGCCGCCGCGGACAGCCGTTAGGGACCGGCACGGGGCGAGACTTCTAGTGTAGTGTCTCGTTAATCTCAGGCGCGAACAGATGCCTCCCGAAGCGTTGGAACAACGCGCCGTCGGGAGGCTAAGCTCCTCCCAACCGTCCTCTCCCAGCCGCTCATATACACGTTTAGATAAGACGTCGACGGGCTTCTTCGCCCCCTCGTGAATTGGTTTGCCCGTAGCCTGGGGATTACGGTCATTGAGAAATTAGGTTTACATTTCCCTTGCCTGATTTCACCCGTAGCCCGTGGCTTTAGCCGCGGTTCAAGGTTCTACCGGGGATAAATCCCCGGGCTACGGGGCAGATCAGACAAAGTTGTCGATCACCGCTCCGGAGTCGGGTTCAATGCCACCGCCCAGGAGCGGAGGCTTATTTAAAGGCAATGTGCCAACCGTATCGCATCGGGAGAGCCATGGAGTTGCGAGACCCTACACTAGCTACTTGCGGATGAGTAGTGGCGCATCGCGAACTTCCAAAAACGTCGCGATAGGAACAAGGCAAGAACCGCCCAAAAGATGCCCAGGCCCAGCATCGCAGGATCGAACCCTTTAACGAGCTGCCGCGCTGGGATGGTCGAGAGGAGCCCGAGAGGAAGGACGAATGTGAAGGCACGCTGGACTCCGAGCGGATAGATGTCGAGCGGGTACCGGGCCATCGACGTCACCGTTTCGCCGAGGATGAACAGGTTGTCGACACGAACGAGCCAAATGCCGGTCGTCATCATAGCTAGGTTGAAAGAATAGAAGACCGCGACCGCGGCGAACACGAGCACCAGGTAGGAGAACCACTGGAGAATCGACGGGCTGGTCGCGCCCATATGGATGCCCGCGATCACCATGCCGATGCCCGCGATGAGGGAGCCGACCTGGTCGAAGTTGAAGCGGCGCATGCTGATCCAAAACTGGTTGTCGACCGGTTTAGTAATCACGAAGTCGAGCGTCCCCTGCCGCACTTGAGTCGGAATCTCGGTCAGTGAGAAGAAGAACGCGGACGATAGGGCGCTCATGACGAATACGGTGGCGCCCAGGACGAACGCGTCTCCGCGAGCCCAGCCGGCCACGTCCGGTGTGTTTCGGTACACTACGAGCAGGATCATCACAAAGAAGCCGATCCAGACCACGCTCTGGAAGATCTTCGCGATGAAGTTGGCGCGAAACTCCAGCTCGCGAGCTAGCGAGCTCTTCATAAACGTCCGGTAGATCCGCCAATACCGCGCCACGTTCGAAAGGCTACCTCTGCGGTACGCTCGCGCGAAGTGTTAGGCGTCCTCATTACGTTGGCGGTCGTCGCGGGCTGCGCCGGAGTTGGCGCGGCGCTCGTCCGTCGATGGTCCGAGGCGCTGGACACCGCGTTGCGTCTAGGGATAGGCGGATTGGTGGGGCTGGGGGTTCTGGGAACCGCTACCCTGTTCATCGGGCTGATTCCCGGGGGCTTTTCTTTCGGGATCTATCTTGTTGGCGCCTACGCGCTGGCCGGGATCTTTTTGTTAGCTCGAGGAGGAAGGGAGCTTCGATTTGGCTTGCCGAAGGGCCCAGCGGTGCTTGGGCCGTTGGCGATGGCAGTTCTGGTCCTGTTCACCTTGGTGGCGGTCCTTGCTCCAAGCGATGGAAACGACTGGGATTCGCTTGCCTACCATTTGGCGGTGCCCAAGCTTTGGCTGGCGGCGGGGCACATTTACTCGGTTCCGGCGATTCACCACAGCAATTTTCCCGACGTCATCGACGACCTCTACACCTGGGGGTTGATGTGGGGCGGCCAGGCGGGCGCGAAGGGGTTTTCTCTCGGCTTTCTCGTCCTCGGCATTCTCGCCACCTTCGGCTTCGCGCGCCAGCGA
This window encodes:
- a CDS encoding ABC transporter permease, encoding MARYWRIYRTFMKSSLARELEFRANFIAKIFQSVVWIGFFVMILLVVYRNTPDVAGWARGDAFVLGATVFVMSALSSAFFFSLTEIPTQVRQGTLDFVITKPVDNQFWISMRRFNFDQVGSLIAGIGMVIAGIHMGATSPSILQWFSYLVLVFAAVAVFYSFNLAMMTTGIWLVRVDNLFILGETVTSMARYPLDIYPLGVQRAFTFVLPLGLLSTIPARQLVKGFDPAMLGLGIFWAVLALFLSRRFWKFAMRHYSSASS